The Vigna angularis cultivar LongXiaoDou No.4 chromosome 6, ASM1680809v1, whole genome shotgun sequence genome contains the following window.
AAgacaaaagaaggaagaaagaacaaAGAGAGAAATAGGAGcatgagaaaagagagaaagaacaaagagagaaagaggagcaagtaagaagagagaaaaagaaggaggaaagaagaagagagtatgaagagaaaaagataaaagaaaggaatgagaaagaaaatagagaaaaagaagagattgagataaaagaagaaaatgaagatttaCCAAAGCCCCCTACCACTCCCACAATTAAGATTAAGACTAAGATGATGAAGGGAAATTTCCAATCCTTGAACTTTTCTCAATACATCCAACCATCTTTCATAACTCCaacttttacttttgaaaaattttcaacttcttttttacctctcactatttttaactcCTCAAAATTTTCCAAATCAAACTTTAAGTTGATGTTACCTTCTAGGATTCAATTAACTCAAAGGAAACACGAACAATTTTGTGGAGTAGACCTTCAAAGTTTTCAAgtaaattcttttcaaattagTATAAACTCTTCTTTAAATCTTTCATCTAGATACATGTTGTTTGTGGCTCAAaagattattggttttgtgtttgatgacactTGCATATGAATCTTTAATCCTGGTGGAAAGATACACAAATTAACCATTAATAAGAAAAAGGCTTTTGTCATAAAAGAACAAgaagatttgaggacaaatccttttcaaAAGGGAGGGTATGATGACATATCCCTAAAAATTAAGTCTTGTTTTGGAATGGATAGTCTTTCAAACATATACATCCAACACAAGACAAATAAAAGCTTCAAAGATGCTCTTACTATTCAAGACCTTGatcattaatttgatttaaggtGTATCATTGTTGGGAGCTATATTCTTCATTTACTCACTATTATAACATTTGTTTTAACTTGTGTTATAAAATGGGTATTTGACCTTGGTGGAGAAGCACAAAAAAATCCAAAGAAGATAAGGAAGTTTGCTTTGTTCCATGTTGAAGATTTGAGGgcaaatccttttcaagagggagggaatgatggcaaATCCCCTAGCCATGGTCAAGCACTTTCAAGAGAGTGGAAGCCATCATTGAAGATGACATCAACTCTACCTTGTGGGCCACCTTTGGAGCCGTCATGGAGAATGGATTGAAGAGTAATGTAGGAATTTAGCCCATTGTATTAggccatgtagtgtaggtttgtttaaggtttgtattaaggcctaagtagcataggattttccttaaaagttagacatccaaaccaagtggaaagtgtgtgccatgtgtcatgcttccattggagatgatttactttttaaaaggtagCCACATGGCACCTTAGGAGTGGAGAGTTTTTGCTTTTAGTAatggccacatggcactctaggaatggagatgattgtgttttgtgagtggccacatgtcctcccATCATTGGAGAGAATATGTGGACACTTGTCCACTCCTTAGAAGGCCTCATTTTTGGCCAATGATAGCAAAGGCGggagatcatgcttttagggttagaaAGAGACacccttggcctataaatagaggtgtcttcACCCATGTATTTCATCTTTGatgttgagtaatgttatgCTGCCCATTTTTTGCCATACTACTAATCTTAGATCAAGACTAGAGCAACACATGAGGCCCCTCTAGTCACCTTACTCcttgagttggcctaacctctcttGGAGCCACCAAACACTACACCACTACCACCATATGTCCTAGAGGCTTTCAGCTTCAACACCATTCATACATTAGCTCATCATCCTTGGACCATTTACCGCCACATTTCCGCACCATTCATCTTAGGAACACCCCTCCATGCACATTTTctagctttggcccaacctagccaaGGAGGTTTCCATCAAGGATGTGCAAAAAGGAAGGAACAAATAACCTTGGGTGAGTGCTTTCAATTGCATTAATGTAAAAACATTTAAGCTCTTAATGCATTAACTGATAAGGAGAACGGTCTTTTCTCCATTGAATTGGCCACTTTCAGCCAATATCCAAAAGTTTGAGAATGTTCTATTGATGTATGTAGTTCAAACTAATAATTAGTTTGTTTTCTGTTATAGAACAATTACTGTTTTATCAGTACTGTTAACCGAATACTGTGTATATAAGAGTTGTTTCATTCATTCAATAAGAACGATGTTATTCAGTTTGCTTATTTTCTCTCCTTCGTGTCGAGCTTTCTCTAccttttatagtttttgtttcaATAGTGGTATCCAGAGACACTACGGTGGCTGGAGGGTGTGCGTTTTCAATCTTTTCCTCACGGTGATACTGCGGTGGCTAGAGGATGTGGTTGAAACGTTTGAAGGTGGTCAAGAAGACAGTTCTTGGGCAAGAAAGAGAAGGTGTCATGGCTGATATTCATGCTGCAAGCTTTCCTGTTCTCACAGACAAAAAGTGGAGCAGGTGGAGTCCACAGATGAAGGTTTTGTTTCGTTATCGAGTCTTCAATGGTGACACAGAGGAGTAGAAAAAGGagtttaaaatgaaagatgataAAGCTTTATTCATCATCCATCAATGGGTGGATGATATGCATTTCAGAAAATACAAAATGCTGCTACGACGAGTGAAGCTTGGGGCATACATGTGAGATGCCATGCTGGAGATGAAAAAATTAAGAAGGTGAAGCTTCAAACGTTAAGGAGACAATACGAGCACTTGCAGATGGATGACAGTGATAAGGTGAGTAAGTACTTCAACAAAGTATTGTCAATAGCTAACCAGATGAAAGGCTATGGTGAAATTGAGAAGATTATTGAGAAGGTTGTGAGATCACTGCCTCAGAAGTTTGATCATATTGTGGTAGAAATTGAGGAGTCCAGGGATCTTGAAAAACTAAAGATAGAAGAACTTCAAAGTTCCTTGGAGGCACATGAAATGAGAATGCAGGAAAGAAATCCTATCAAGCCTGATGAGCACGCGCTGAAGGCACATCATACCATGGGCGAAGGGAAAACGAAGTTCAAGAAGTGGAAGGGAAAGTCAAGTAAaggaaaatggaagaatgaTAATGGTACAAATGAGCAAGATGAAAGGTATGAGTCTGTTGAAGGCAAAAGGAAATTTGACAAACAACAGAAGAAGAAGGACAAGAAAAACATTGAATGTATTAATTGTCATAAGATGGTACATTATTCATATGAATGTTTCTCGGGCAAAGGAAAGCAGGAGACGAAGAAGAAGTATCAAAGTAAAGAAGCTCATCTTGCACAAGAAGATTCTTACTCTAAGCCTCTAACACTGATGATAATGACCTCCACCGAATGCTCCTCTACAATGAATAAGATCTAGTACCTAGACTCTGGTTGCTTAAACCATATGATGTGTAATAGAAAGTGGTTGGTGAATTTTGACGAAACCAAGAAGATCAAAGGCAAGTTCGTAGACAATAATACATTGATGGTTGAAGGAATGGGTGATTTGATCATCAATAGGAAGAATGGTTCACAAGCTATAATTTCCAGTGTGTTATTCGTTCCTGCAATGAAGTGTAATCTTCTTAGTGTTGGGCAATTGGTAGAAAGAGGATATACTGTAATAATGGGAAATAGTGATAGAGTTGAGTTGCTTGATAGCCACAAGAAGCTAATCTTGATGAGCAAGATCTCTAAGAACAGGACCTTTCAAGTCAGTATGGAGGAAATTGAAAGTCAGCAGTGTTTGGCTACtgttaaagaagaagaaagttggTTGTGTCATTTGCGTTTTGGGCATTTGAATTTCAGAGATTTGTAGAGGCTTGGTGAGAAGGGTATGGTATCATGTATGCCAAATATTTCTTTGCCAGTTAATGCATGCGAGTCGTGTTGGACAGGCAAGCAAACCAGAAAGCCATTCCAGTCTCAGTCAAGGAGAGATCAAAGGAGTGTCTTGAAGTTGTACATTATGATGTCTGTGGTCTGATTAAGGTTCCCTCTTTGGTAGGCAACAAATATTTTCTGGCTTTTGTTGATGAGCACAACAGAATGATGTGGCTATATTTGATCAAGGCAAAGAGTGAAGTCTTGGAGATGTTCAAGAGATTTAAAGCTGGTGTAGAAAAGGAGAGTGGGAAGGTGTTGAAAATTCTCAGAACTGATGGAGGTGGAGAATACACCTCACATACCTTTGAGAGTTATTGTCAAAGCAATGGAATCATGCACGAAGTCACTACACCGTATATGCCGCAACACAATGGCTAGGTGGAAAGAAGAAATCGCACCATCATGAATATGGCAAGATGTCTCATCAAGGAGAAGGAGTTGCGACGGAGTTTTTGGGCAGAAGTTGTGTCGACAGTTGTGTATATACTAAATAGGTGTCCTACAAAGAAGGTGGAGGGCAAGGTTCCGCTTGAGATCTGGACTGGGAAGAAGCCATCTATGACGCAATTTAAGGTGTTTGGCTCTTTATCATTCACACACGTAGCAGATCAAAAGCGGACCAAATTAGAAGATAAGGGAGAGCCAATGGTGTTTGTGGGGTGCCATGCGATTGGAGCGTATAAGCTATATGATCCAGTAAATAAGAGAATGGTGTGAGCAGAGATGTGATCGTGTTAGAGAATGAACGCTGAGACTGGAAACACATGCACTCGAGTTTGAAGAAAACAATGTTGCATGGACTTACAGATGAGTCTACACTAGAAAGAATCTAAACAACTACTGAAGGCAATCTTTATTCAAGTGAAACGGTGCAGAGGCCTAGAAGACAAAAGGTGAGGCCATCGAGATTTTCTGACTATGAGGTATACTCAGATGTAGAGATTAATGAAGAAGGAGATTTTCTTCATCTTGCACTTATGACTAGTGCAGAACCAGTGGAGGTGGATGAAGCATTGAAGCAATCAGTCTGGAAGGAAGCTATGATTGATGAACTTAGATCAATCAAGAAGAACAAGACGTGGAAGCTAGTTGATTTTCCACCTGGAAAGTAGTGCATCGGTGTAAAGTGGGTTTTCAAGAGGAAACTAAATCAAGACGACACTCTGTCAAAGTATAAAGCAAGGCTTGTGGTTAGAGGTTTTCTGCAGAAGAAAGAGTGGATTTTACTGAAGTCTTTGCTCCTGTTGCCAGGCTGGAAACCATACGTTTGGTAGTTGCACTTGTATGTGAACGAAATTGGCAATTGTTTCAATTAGCTATTAAGTCAACATTTTTGCATGGATCATTGGAGGAAGAAGTGTATGTTCagcaacctcctggatttaGTGAAAGGGATAAAGAGCACATGGTGTATAGGATGCATAAAGCTCTTTACGGTTTGAGACAGGCACCCAAAGCCTGGAATAAGAAAATTGACTCTTATTTGCTTGATCTCGGCTTTGAGAGGTGTGTTGTAGAACACAGAGTATATGTTAAAGCCTCGGGTGGAGAATTGGTAATCATCTGCTTGTATGTAGATGATCTCTTAGTGATAGGTTTGAACCTAGAGGACATTGAAGAGTTCAAAATAATGATGTAGACTAAGTTTGAGATGacagatcttggcaaactcagCTATTTTCTAGGCATGGAATTCGTGCATACCGCTATTGGTATGATAATGCATCAACGTAAGAATGTGAAAGACCTTCTTGAGAGGTTCAAAATGAATCAGTGCAACGCTGTAAAGAGTCCGTTGGAGGTGAATGTCAGATTAAGAGATGATGATGCATAGGAGGTAGTAAATGAAACTATGTATAAACAAATAATCGGGTCATTAATGTTCTTGTGCAACAACAGACCTAAGTTTGTTTTCTGTGTTGGTTTAATAAGCAGATTTATGAATCAGCCCAAGAAGAGTGATATGCTTGTTGCTAAATGCATAATTCTGagtttaacatggtatcagtcTAGGTTACGATCCCAAAACCTAGTTTGGGTTTTCCAGCCTCATCCTAGATTCGCGATTCTccttgggttttttttttctcgtttcCTATTTTCCTAGCTCCATGGCTTTCGAAAAATATGATGTCTTATTTGTTCGCCTTAATGAGAAAAAATACTCAGCTTTGGCATTCCAATTCCAAATCTTTGTCACCAAAAAAGATTTGAGGGGTCATGTTGATGGCAGCACTCCTACCCCTAACAAAGATCAAGATACAGTTGCTCATGCCAAATGGGTAGTCAAAGATGCTCAAGACTGTAGCCACAATGTGGTCTTACCTGAAGAAAATTTATAGTCAAAATAATGCAGCTCGTCGATTCCAGCTTGAGCATAACATTGCTATATTTAAATAGGATAGTCTCTCCATCTCTGATTTTTATTCTCAATTCATGAATCTTTGGGCTGAATACACTGATATAGTTTATGCAAACTTGCCTTCTGAAGGTCTAAGTTTCGTCCAAACAATTCATGATATTACTAAACGTGACCAATTTCTTATGAAATTGCGATCTGACTTTGAAGGTATCCGATCCAATCTCATCCATTGAAATCTTGTCCCATCGTTGGATGCATGTCTCAATGATTTGTTACGTGAAGAACAACGTCTTCTTACACAGTCCATcattgaagaacaaaaattGTCTACTATTACAGTAGCATACGCGGCACAAGGGAAGTCACGCCGCCATGACATGAGTACTATTCAATGTTTTAGTTGCAAGCGTTTTGGCCACTATGCTGCAGCCTGTCCAAAACAATTCTGCAACTATTGCAAAAAGGATGGTCATATTATTAAGGAATGCCCAATAAGGCCACCATGACGACTTGCAAGAGCTTTTACCACCACAACTAATTCTTCTAATCCCAATAGTACTGCCAATCCAACACCTGTCCATCAAAATGCTACTATTGATGTTTCAACTTTGACCCCTGAAATGGTTCAACAAATTATCATTTCAACTTTTTCTGCTTTGGGATTCTCAGGTAACTCCTCTTCACCATGGTACTTTGATTCTGGGGCTTCCAACCACATGACCAACAATACTCGATTCCTTACtaatattcaaaaatatttggGGAATCTCAAGATACATACTGCTGGTGGAAATCAATTGCCTATAACAGAAACTGGtgatatttcttcatttttaaaaaatgtctctgttgctcctggTCTCACCAATAATCTCATTCTTGTTGTTCAATTAGTCGACAATGATTGTCGAGTTCAATTCTCACAGTCTGGTTATCTTGTGCAGGATCAACACTCGGGGAAGATAATCGCGAAGGGGCCTAAAGTTGGACGTCTTTTTCCCATCCATTTCTCGCTGTCTCCAAGTCTTTCTTTGCCTTTCTTCTTTTGTAATTCTACTATTATTGATCACCAAGTGTGGCATAAGCACCTTGGGCATCTCAACTCAAATGTACTCCATGACAATGCTCAAATATGGTTTTCTTGGAAATAAACACACTCCATCTcttaatattattcattttgatTGCATTCCTTGTAAGCTTGGCAAAAGTAAAATTCTACCTTTTCCAACACACCAGTCGCATGAAACACAACCATTTGATATCATCCATAGTGATGTTTGGGGGTGGCACAAGTTATGTCTCATGCtcattacaaaatattttgtaacttttattgatgattatagTCGTTTCACTTGGGTCTATTTTCTGCGCTCAAAAGATGAAGTCTTTTccactttcaaatttttttatgcttatGTTCAGGCCCAATTCTCCTCCAAAATCAAGATTCTTCGTTCTGATAATGGGGGAATACACATCACACTTATTTCAGGAATTCTTGCAATCCAATGGCATTTTATCTCAAAGATCATGCccatcaatcccccaacaaaACGGGGTAGATGAACGAAAAAATCGCCATTTACTAGATGTTGTCTGCACCCTTTTGCTGGAGTCTCATGTGCCATCACGATTTTGGTGTGAAGCCCTTTCCACTATTGTTCATCTTATAAAAAGATTGACATCTCCTTCTATAAGTAATGCATCTCTTTTCACTTGATTATTTGGTCACCCACCCGATTACTCCACTCTTCGTATCTTCGGTTGTGCATGTTATGTCCATCTTCCTCCACACGAACGCACCAAGCTCACTGCACAATCTGTTGAATGTGCTTTTCTTGGCTATTCTCCTCATCAAAAGGGATTTCTATGTTATGATCCTAACCTTCATCGGATTCGGGTATCTcgaaatgtcatttttttagaAAGTGTATATTTTTTTGCAAACCATCGTGACTCATTCCCTTCTCCAATTTATGTTTTGCCATTGTTTTCTAATTCTTCTGCAGGTCACTTATCATCTAGACCTCTATTGACCTATCAAAGGTTAAATACTGCCACTCACCATCACCTAGCACAATCACATGGGCCCCTTCAAGATAATTCCTTGGATGCTGATCTAGTATAAGCTCCAGAACCAGAACCAGCTCCTTTACGACACAGTTCACACATTGGTAAGCCCCCATAATGGTATATCTGTTCCATgacaacaacattatcatctatTCCTATTCCTTCTTCTTATAAACATGCAATGCAAAATGAATGTTGGCAAAAATCTATTGAAAGCGAACTTCTCACCTTGGAAGAAAATCAGACATGGGATATAGTGCCATGTCCTCCATCTATTAAACCCTTAGGCAACAAGTTTGTGTTCTCTATAAAGCTGCTTTCGGATGGCTCCATAGATCGTTACAAGGCGCGACTGGTTGTGCATGGAAATAAGCAAGACTATGGCCTAGACTATGACAAGAATTTTGCTCCAGTTGCCAAGATGACCATTGTGCGCACTATCCTTACTCTTGCTGCATCCAAATCTTGGCCATTACATCAAATAGATGTCAAAAATGCATTCCTCCATGGTGACCTTAAGGAGGAATTTTACATCACACTTCTTGGTGGTATGTCGACCCTCTCCCCGAATATTGTTTGCAAATTGAAACGCTCTTTATATGGATTGAAGTAGGCCCCAAGAGTATGGTTTGAAAAGTTTCGCTCCACTCTTCTTGGTTTTCTTTCAATCATAGTCAGTATGATCCATCACTTTTCCTTCAATAGACTCCTAAAGGCATCGTCGTACTTCTtgtttatgtggatgacattGTGGTCACTGGTTCTGATCAAGATGTTATTTCTAGAATCAAACAAATGTTGCATTCAAATTTTAACATGAAAGAGTTAGGCTATCTCAATTATTTCTTGGGTTTAGAGGTGCATTACCTTCCTGAAGGCATTTTCGTAAACcaacataaatatattcaagATTTGGTCCAGCTAGCGGGACTCACCAATGCTACCCTTGTTGACACTCCAATGGAAGTTAATGTTAAATATAGGCGACATGAAGGAGAGCTTCTTGACAATCCCACTCAATATCGAAAACTAGTTGGTAGTCTCATCTATGTACCATCACTCGCCctgatatttcttttgttgtACACACGGTTAGTAAGTTCATGCAATCTCCACGACACTTTCATTTTTCAGCCGTGCAGCGTATCATTAAATATCTCCTTGGCACTTCAAGTCGTGGTTTATTCTTTCCTGGTAATTCATCTCTTCAACTCCAAGCTTATAGTGacgctgattgggctggttgtcTAGACACTAGGAGATCAACTACTGGATGGTGTATGTTCTTAGGGAATGCTCCTATTTCATGGAAATGTAAGAAACAAGATTCAGTCTCAAAGTCATCCACTCAAGTAGAATATCGCGCAATGTTAGCTGCTTGTTCTGAGATAATATGGCTACATGGTCTTCTTATAAAGCTTGGATTGTCTCAAGCACAACCAACTTCAATGCATGCTGATAACACCAATGCCATACAGATTGCAGCAAATCCAGTTTACCATGAACGGACGAAACACATCGAGGTCGATTGTCACTCTATCCGAGAAGCGTATGATCGTAGAGTCATCAATCTACCACATGTCTCAACATTTGTTCAAATAGCTGACATTTTCACTAAATTGTTGCCACGCCAGCCTCACAATTTTCTACTTGGCAAATTGATGCTTGTAGATTCACCAGCATCAATTTGAGGGGGGATGTCAACAAAATGAATGGCAAAAGATTTGTAATTGTATATTTACTTGTAATGGTTATTCTGTTAATAAGGATAATTAGTTGTAGTTAATGTATATATTGCAGTTTAGCTTATTTAGTGGGATGAAAATCAGCTTGACTGATTGTAATTAGGGATGGtagtgggtcgggtcgggtcgggcacggatagtaTGATACCAGTACCCGACCgcatgtaaaaaatataaccGTTACCCGCCCCGTTACCCGCCCCGTTACCCGCTGGATACCCGCATAAAAAAACCCGTGGATTTTTGTCAACTCGCGGATACCCGACGGATACCCGTTATTATCCCTGCTCCTCCACAATTATTTGATTCATCAAACCATTCTCCTAAAGAAACTCCATTTCTTGGAACCTTCACGTGCTCTTCTCTGCATCAAGCAAAATAAACAGAAATTGAATCACAAATTTCATGCCAAGTTTGTTCTCTGGAACAACCACCATCATTCAGCTTCTTAGAGTAACCATCAACCCCTATCCTCCTCTAACAATACAGCCAACGTGCGACAATGACCAACGCTAACATATCTCATTTGTATAAGATCAGATCTGCATCAAAGCATCTTAGATCTGCACCAAAGCATCTTAGATCTGCCTCTTCTTCCAAAGTCGTTCCTTCATTTTCCCTTTCTTCCTCTCTCAGCATCCGCATCCCGTACTACGCAGATCGCTTTTTTCCTCTTCGCTGCACAATAGGAGCCTTTGTCGGCGAATCCTTCGATGGACACGGTGGCGGTCATGGTGGTGACGGACATGGCGATGGCAACGGTGATAAATGAGGAAAAGATTCCAGCGGCGGTGGTGATGCGGTTTTTGGAGTTGGAGAAGTTCGCGTTCTTCTGGTGGCTGCTTCAGTTTCTTGGTTACAGAGGTTAAATCACCTAATGGATAaagattaaaaagttaaaacctaatggcaaaattgtaatttaattgtttaaacGGGTAGTGGATACCCGCGGGCACAGATAATGTGATACCCGAACTCGACCCATTAACGAGCGGGTATTAAATTACCCACTACCCGTTGGTACCTCTTACCCGCGGATACTAAATACCCGTAACAGATAAAACCCGCGGATACTCGCGAATATCCGCGGGTGcggatttttttgccatccctaatTATAATCATGtgtatttatatgaaaattctCTAGCAAGAGGAGACAATTTTTTGGCTCAATCTTCTCTGAGTTTAACACATCAGACATTGAAATACTGTTTCCTtatggaagaaagaaaaatgagttgTAGTTGATAGGATATTGTGATTTAGATTATGGAGGGGATGTTGTAGAGAGGAAGAGTACTTCGGGATACATCTTCTTCCTGAATGAGGCACCTATTTCGTGGTGTTCAAAGAAGCAGTCCATTGTTGCACTGTCAAGTTGCGAGGTTGAATACATAGCAGGATGCTATGCGGCTTGCCAAGGTATTTGGCTCAGGAAACTCTTGTCAGAATTGAAGGTTATGAGGAAGAATACCGTGAAGCTGAGGATGGACAATACTTATACTATTAACTTGGCAAGGAATCCCGTGAATCATGGAAGACATAGAAGTGAAATATCACTTCTTAAGAGATATGGTTAATAAAGAGAGAATTGAACTTTCTTATTGCACAACTGCATAGCAATGGGCGGACTTGTTTACAAAGGCGTTGGCAGGTGATAGATTTGATAGGTTGAAGAAAGGAGTTGGTGTTGTCCCCACTGAGTTAGTTTGAATTAAGGGAGAATATTGATGTATGTAGTTCAAATTAATAGTTAGTCTGTTTTTTGTTATAGAACATTTACTCTTTTATCAGTACTATTAACCGAATACTCTGTATATAAGAGTTGTTTCATTCATTCAATAAGAACGATGTTGTTCAGTTTGCTTATTCTCTGTGTCAAGCTTTCTCTACCTTCTATAGTTTTTGTTTCAATATGTTCATAATAATGCAAATGATGGAGA
Protein-coding sequences here:
- the LOC108341418 gene encoding uncharacterized protein LOC108341418, translated to MWLKRLKVVKKTVLGQEREGVMADIHAASFPVLTDKKWSRWSPQMKKIQNAATTSEAWGIHVRCHAGDEKIKKVKLQTLRRQYEHLQMDDSDKVSKYFNKVLSIANQMKGYGEIEKIIEKVVRSLPQKFDHIVVEIEESRDLEKLKIEELQSSLEAHEMRMQERNPIKPDEHALKAHHTMGEGKTKFKKWKGKSSKGKWKNDNGTNEQDERKWLVNFDETKKIKGKFVDNNTLMVEGMGDLIINRKNGSQAIISSVLFVPAMKCNLLSVGQLVERGYTVIMGNSDRVELLDSHKKLILMSKISKNRTFQRFVEAWQANQKAIPVSVKERSKECLEVVHYDVCGLIKVPSLVGNKYFLAFVDEHNRMMWLYLIKAKSEVLEMFKRFKAGVEKESGKVLKILRTDGGGEYTSHTFESYCQSNGIMHEVTTPYMPQHNG